One window of the Macrobrachium nipponense isolate FS-2020 chromosome 22, ASM1510439v2, whole genome shotgun sequence genome contains the following:
- the LOC135198651 gene encoding uncharacterized protein LOC135198651, with amino-acid sequence MSSRSLEQSDQSMLKVGPPYSNPLLPCRRQEPFFFCPYFVATPSLLRRQQQQQPLWWWWWCQPASFVGALFGDCQKMFRPVVLKSALCLLVVVVVTSRLRHLQALLVTGTAEEQVEEEIKLVPDPTTCVTPPYVSFEKFLQYETQKQYECQKLVYFGVGDGSKGVCMDPDFLLDKNNCTVLSFGIKDDWTFDDSFGAYGCKVYSFDPSIGKSDHQHAPNVKFFNLGISNQTETAPIRRRSCRLETYEKILKRIGLLDSVIDYLKMDVERSELKFFYDIFTNTPHLLANIKQIGMETHYDVKGYKELFWDYYHRLACHGFKLMDARQFKDERTEIVWGRP; translated from the exons ATGTCCAGCCGCTCGCTCGAGCAGTCTGATCAGTCTATGCTGAAAGTGGGCCCCCCTTACAGCAACCCATTATTGCCCTGTAGGAGGCAAGAGCCCTTCTTCTTCTGCCCCTATTTCGTAGCTACGCCAAGCCTTCTTCgtcgtcagcagcagcagcagcccctgtggtggtggtggtggtgtcagCCAGCATCGTTCGTCGGCGCCCTGTTTGGAGATTGTCAGAAAATGTTCCGTCCGGTGGTCCTAAAGTCTGCCCTGTGTCTTTTGGTGGTTGTGGTCGTCACGAGCCGTTT GCGACATCTTCAGGCATTGTTGGTCACCGGTACGGCGGAGGAACAAGtggaagaagagatca aaTTGGTACCAGATCCCACAACTTGTGTAACACCTCCTTACGTGAGCTTCGAAAAATTTCTGCAGTATGAGACTCAAAAGCAATACGAATGTCAGAAACTG GTCTATTTTGGAGTAGGTGATGGCAGCAAAGGCGTCTGTATGGACCCAGACTTCCTTCTCGACAAAAACAACTGCACCGTTCTCTCCTTCGGCATCAAGGATGACTGGACGTTCGACGATTCTTTTGGAGCCTATGGTTGCAAG GTGTACAGTTTTGACCCGAGTATTGGGAAGAGCGATCACCAACACGCGCCAAATGTCAAGTTCTTCAACCTGGGCATCAGCAACCAGACGGAAACAGCTCCCATAAGGAGGAGGTCTTGCAGG CTGGAAACATACGAAAAAATCTTGAAGAGAATCGGCCTGTTGGACTCTGTCATCGATTACCTCAAAATGGATGTTGAGCGCTCGGAGCTGAAGTTCTTCTACGATATTTTCACCAACACTCCACATCTGTTGGCCAACATCAAGCAGATTGGCATGGAGACGCATTATG ATGTCAAAGGCTACAAAGAACTGTTCTGGGACTATTACCATCGGCTAGCTTGCCACGGCTTCAAGCTCATGGATGCTCGCCAGTTCAAAGACGAACGCACCGAGATAGTCTGGGGGCGCCCTTAG